Proteins from a single region of Thermotoga maritima MSB8:
- a CDS encoding ABC transporter substrate-binding protein — MKKLFVLFLAVLSVLVLAEVKNPDTIIDATIGEPDTLDPHFAYDTASGEVIYNVYENLIAYKGESLTEFEPRLAERWEILDDGKTYKFYIRKGVKFHEGGDLTPEDVEYSFERGLIFDPTAGPMWMLWEALFGVDSLETFVEEKIGKPYSELFDENGEPLPEYRDALIKIYTDYIDPAIEVEGDAVVFHLVRPFAPFMYILAQSASWSAVLDKEWCIEIGCWDGRADTWWKYHDIRKEDSPLYARMNGTGPFKFVEWDRAQQKVILERNDNYWREPAKIKRVIIWGIDEWSTRRAMFLQGDADICAVPTQYLEQVEGKPGVTVVKGLPELAVTSLHFAWNVPEDSKYIGSGKLDGNGIPPDFFSDENVRKAFIYAFDYDTFINEVLKGLGRKIPTDLPEGLLGFNEELLNDPDAPHFDIVKATEYFKKAWNGEVWKKGFKITLLYNTGNEVRRQAAEMLKAYIEMINPKFKVEVRGVQWPTYLDATKRGEVPAFIIGWLADYPDPHNFIFTYYHSAGVYSGRQGENFRKFVSTPHPDLGGRSLDELIEEAIAKTDPAERQALYEEIQRFAMKHALGMPLYQPLGVRVQRSWVKGWYHNPMRPGDDYYVLWKAEE; from the coding sequence ATGAAGAAACTGTTTGTGCTGTTCCTGGCAGTCCTATCAGTTCTGGTACTGGCCGAAGTGAAGAACCCTGACACCATAATCGACGCCACCATTGGAGAACCCGACACTCTCGACCCACACTTCGCTTATGACACGGCGAGTGGTGAAGTTATCTACAACGTGTACGAGAACCTGATCGCTTACAAAGGAGAGAGCCTCACAGAATTCGAACCACGCCTTGCGGAAAGATGGGAAATTCTGGACGACGGGAAAACTTACAAGTTCTACATCAGGAAAGGCGTGAAGTTCCACGAAGGAGGAGATCTCACACCAGAAGACGTGGAATACAGCTTTGAAAGAGGTCTCATCTTCGATCCAACAGCGGGTCCCATGTGGATGCTCTGGGAAGCCCTGTTCGGTGTGGATTCACTGGAAACTTTCGTCGAGGAAAAGATCGGCAAGCCTTATAGCGAACTCTTCGACGAAAACGGTGAGCCGCTTCCAGAGTACAGAGACGCTCTCATAAAGATCTACACGGATTACATCGATCCCGCCATCGAAGTTGAAGGTGACGCCGTTGTGTTCCACCTTGTGAGACCCTTCGCACCGTTCATGTACATACTCGCCCAGAGCGCCAGCTGGAGTGCTGTCCTCGACAAAGAGTGGTGTATAGAGATAGGATGCTGGGACGGAAGAGCCGATACCTGGTGGAAGTACCACGATATCAGAAAAGAAGATTCTCCTCTCTACGCGAGAATGAACGGAACTGGACCCTTCAAATTCGTCGAATGGGACAGAGCTCAGCAGAAAGTCATCCTCGAGCGAAACGACAACTACTGGAGAGAACCCGCGAAGATCAAAAGAGTCATTATCTGGGGAATCGACGAGTGGAGCACAAGAAGGGCGATGTTCCTTCAGGGAGACGCCGATATCTGTGCTGTCCCAACCCAGTACCTCGAGCAGGTGGAAGGAAAACCCGGTGTCACCGTTGTAAAGGGACTTCCTGAACTTGCGGTAACATCCCTTCACTTCGCGTGGAACGTTCCCGAAGACAGCAAGTACATAGGCTCTGGAAAACTCGACGGAAACGGAATACCACCCGATTTCTTCAGCGATGAGAATGTGAGAAAAGCCTTCATCTACGCGTTCGACTACGACACATTCATAAACGAAGTGCTCAAAGGTCTTGGTAGAAAGATACCAACAGACCTTCCAGAAGGACTCCTCGGATTCAACGAAGAGCTGCTGAACGATCCCGACGCTCCACACTTCGATATTGTGAAAGCAACGGAGTACTTCAAGAAGGCATGGAACGGTGAAGTCTGGAAGAAAGGATTCAAGATCACGTTGCTTTACAACACCGGAAATGAAGTGAGAAGACAAGCCGCAGAAATGCTGAAGGCATACATCGAGATGATCAATCCGAAGTTTAAAGTTGAAGTGAGAGGCGTTCAGTGGCCTACGTATCTCGACGCAACCAAGAGAGGAGAAGTGCCTGCCTTCATCATAGGATGGCTCGCAGATTATCCGGATCCTCACAACTTCATCTTCACATACTACCACAGTGCAGGAGTTTACTCTGGAAGACAGGGTGAAAACTTCAGAAAGTTTGTTTCCACACCACATCCCGACCTTGGTGGCAGAAGTCTCGACGAACTCATAGAAGAAGCGATCGCGAAGACCGATCCTGCAGAAAGACAGGCACTCTACGAAGAGATCCAGAGGTTCGCAATGAAGCACGCCCTCGGTATGCCTCTCTATCAGCCGCTCGGTGTGAGAGTCCAGAGAAGCTGGGTCAAAGGATGGTACCACAATCCAATGAGACCTGGCGACGACTACTACGTGCTCTGGAAAGCAGAAGAGTAA
- the lspA gene encoding signal peptidase II — MAFVMVLTIVLDQLTKRIASEIHGTFFIVPGFLRFVKATNRGIALGLFKNLSEQLLWTVMFVVVFLSLLPYIFKFSRLERIAMGFILGGALGNLLDRIRFGYVLDFLNLTFLPTIFNLADVFIIVGGALMILGVFRGGDNESLESRKKRRGLETGSVFEGEDTIMDLEINDSKSDKRGQSEGQRSD; from the coding sequence ATGGCGTTTGTGATGGTTCTCACAATTGTTCTGGATCAGCTTACAAAGCGGATAGCAAGCGAGATACACGGAACTTTTTTCATAGTTCCGGGTTTTTTGAGATTCGTGAAGGCAACCAACCGAGGAATCGCACTCGGGTTGTTTAAAAATCTTTCCGAACAGCTTCTCTGGACCGTGATGTTCGTTGTTGTTTTTCTCTCCCTGCTTCCTTATATTTTCAAGTTCAGCAGGCTGGAAAGAATAGCCATGGGCTTCATTCTTGGGGGAGCTCTCGGCAACCTTCTCGACAGAATCAGATTCGGATACGTTCTTGATTTTCTGAACTTGACCTTTCTCCCAACGATATTCAACCTAGCGGATGTGTTCATCATAGTCGGAGGAGCGCTTATGATACTGGGAGTTTTCAGAGGTGGAGACAATGAAAGTTTGGAGAGTCGAAAAAAGAGAAGAGGGCTGGAGACTGGATCAGTTTTTGAAGGAGAAGACACCATCATGGATCTCGAGATCAATGATTCAAAAAGCGATAAAAGAGGGCAAAGTGAAGGTCAACGGTCAGATTAA
- a CDS encoding DNA polymerase III subunit alpha produces the protein MIPWVISPYSFDGSVVRFEKLALLLKRKGLKSVILADRNFHAAVKFNTIMRKHGLIPVHGLWKDGRIFVARNREEFDSLVRYYNGETHEIEDIPVFQESELTPVRYLDASEKKASIFMRKIFGLDEDVQGFPEKCEDVADILNAEAYDLRVNHRFPTPPKNWNELLIKKAEPLGEEYISRLKRELEVIKRKGFTPYIYTVEKVVEIAKKMGIKVGPGRGSAVGSLVAYLCGITEVDPIKYDLLFERFLNEERQEPPDIDVDVEDRRRKDLIKELSKSFQVYQVSTFGNLTEKSLKNLINSVLPDASLEEKNEIYKTVYGLPHHPSVHAAGVVISENPLPLPTRTEEDIPITDYDMYDLQEIGVVKIDILGLKTLSFIKDFKKEIFDYSDEKTYHLISKGKTLGVFQLEGLQARKLCRRISPRNMDELSILLALNRPGPLRSGLDVMFSNSKNVPAFFRKMFPETRGVLIYQEQIMRLAMFAGLSGTEADILRRAIAKKEREKMEPLLEKMKKGLLEKGMENAEQILEILLNFSSYAFNKSHSVAYAHITYQTAYLKAHHLEEFFKLYFAYNSSDAGKIFLAVQELRNEGYRVHPPDINISGKDLVFHGKDVYLPLTVVKGVGVTLVEQIEKIRPVSSVRELQERVTGVPRNVVESLITAGAFDKLYENRKLALEELNKRVEKDILEIRSLFGEKVEQESSNIKIGDITELEEKSMGFPLTPVHEVPTGLFARIDDVFTYGRILPVLVKRVSRNIVTDGLSVCRVRTDVPDGVHLVLLSPLQKIIKIWPFNENTRFVYRVDFTATLEKAGQNEITEVLKNGAVVRYEGYRPLTDEYRYRVVPR, from the coding sequence ATGATTCCATGGGTGATATCTCCCTATTCTTTCGATGGCTCAGTCGTTCGATTCGAAAAACTGGCCCTTCTCTTGAAAAGAAAGGGACTGAAATCAGTCATCCTCGCCGACAGAAACTTCCACGCCGCCGTGAAGTTCAACACGATCATGAGGAAACACGGCCTGATACCGGTTCACGGTCTCTGGAAAGACGGCAGAATCTTCGTCGCGAGAAACAGAGAGGAATTCGACAGCCTGGTCAGGTACTACAACGGAGAAACACATGAAATCGAAGACATACCTGTTTTCCAAGAAAGCGAACTAACACCTGTGAGATATCTCGATGCCTCTGAAAAAAAGGCCAGCATCTTCATGAGAAAGATCTTCGGACTCGACGAAGACGTTCAGGGTTTTCCAGAAAAATGTGAAGATGTGGCCGACATTCTGAACGCAGAAGCCTACGATCTCAGAGTGAATCACAGATTTCCCACTCCTCCTAAAAATTGGAACGAATTACTAATAAAAAAGGCAGAACCATTGGGTGAAGAGTACATTAGCCGTCTGAAAAGAGAACTCGAGGTGATAAAAAGAAAGGGTTTCACCCCGTACATCTACACGGTGGAAAAAGTGGTAGAGATCGCAAAGAAAATGGGCATAAAAGTCGGTCCTGGAAGAGGAAGTGCGGTTGGTTCTCTCGTTGCATACCTGTGCGGAATAACAGAGGTAGATCCAATAAAATACGACCTTCTCTTCGAACGCTTCTTGAACGAAGAAAGGCAGGAACCACCCGATATAGATGTGGATGTGGAAGACAGGAGAAGAAAAGACCTGATAAAGGAATTATCAAAGTCTTTTCAAGTCTATCAAGTTTCAACCTTCGGAAACCTCACAGAGAAATCTCTGAAAAACCTCATAAACTCCGTTCTTCCAGATGCGTCTCTTGAAGAGAAAAACGAAATCTACAAAACCGTTTACGGACTGCCGCACCACCCCAGTGTTCACGCCGCGGGAGTCGTGATCTCAGAAAACCCTCTGCCACTACCTACAAGAACAGAAGAAGATATCCCGATAACGGACTACGACATGTACGATCTTCAAGAAATAGGTGTTGTGAAGATCGATATACTGGGTCTTAAAACACTCTCGTTCATAAAGGATTTCAAAAAAGAAATTTTCGATTACTCGGATGAAAAAACGTATCATCTCATCTCCAAGGGAAAAACTCTCGGTGTGTTTCAGCTCGAAGGTCTCCAGGCAAGAAAACTATGCAGAAGAATCTCTCCCAGAAACATGGACGAACTCTCCATTCTCCTTGCCCTCAACAGACCTGGTCCATTGAGGTCTGGCTTGGACGTTATGTTTTCGAATTCGAAGAACGTTCCCGCGTTTTTCAGGAAGATGTTTCCAGAGACAAGAGGGGTTCTGATCTATCAGGAACAGATCATGCGACTCGCCATGTTCGCGGGCCTCTCAGGCACCGAAGCGGATATTTTGAGAAGGGCCATTGCAAAGAAAGAAAGAGAAAAAATGGAACCTCTCCTTGAAAAGATGAAAAAAGGCCTTCTTGAAAAAGGCATGGAAAACGCAGAACAGATTCTCGAGATCCTCCTGAACTTTTCCTCTTATGCCTTCAACAAATCCCACAGCGTCGCGTACGCCCACATCACATACCAGACGGCATATTTGAAAGCCCATCATCTTGAAGAATTTTTCAAACTCTACTTTGCGTACAATTCTTCCGACGCTGGAAAGATCTTCCTTGCCGTTCAGGAACTGAGAAATGAAGGATACAGGGTGCATCCTCCAGATATCAACATCTCTGGGAAAGATCTGGTCTTTCACGGTAAAGACGTTTACCTTCCCCTGACGGTTGTGAAAGGAGTGGGCGTGACCCTGGTTGAACAGATCGAAAAAATCAGGCCGGTCAGCAGTGTGAGGGAACTTCAGGAGAGGGTAACCGGAGTTCCGAGAAACGTTGTGGAAAGCTTGATCACAGCAGGCGCCTTCGACAAACTTTATGAAAACAGAAAACTAGCACTAGAGGAACTGAACAAAAGGGTGGAAAAAGATATTCTGGAGATTCGAAGCCTCTTCGGAGAAAAGGTAGAGCAGGAAAGTTCAAACATCAAAATAGGAGACATCACCGAGCTCGAGGAAAAGAGCATGGGATTCCCGTTGACACCCGTTCATGAAGTTCCCACAGGACTCTTTGCCCGTATAGACGATGTCTTCACGTATGGTAGGATCCTTCCTGTGCTTGTCAAAAGAGTTTCGAGAAACATCGTGACGGATGGTCTTTCCGTTTGCCGTGTGAGAACAGACGTTCCCGATGGTGTTCACCTTGTACTCCTTTCTCCCCTCCAGAAGATCATAAAAATCTGGCCCTTCAACGAAAACACCAGGTTCGTGTACAGAGTGGATTTTACCGCGACACTGGAAAAGGCTGGTCAAAACGAGATAACGGAAGTCCTTAAAAACGGGGCTGTCGTAAGGTATGAAGGATACAGACCTCTAACGGATGAATATCGCTACAGAGTCGTTCCCCGATAG
- a CDS encoding RluA family pseudouridine synthase, which translates to MKEKTPSWISRSMIQKAIKEGKVKVNGQIKKPSYKLKEGEIVEVDLPEKPQEATVQPEEIELKVLYEDRDIIVIDKPGDMIVHPVPSKLSGTLVNALLHHCKDLQGVGGKLRPGIVHRLDKETSGVIVVAKNDFAHQSLSKQFKDRKVKKTYILLVKGKMKNDEGVIDLPLARHPVLRIKMAVVETGKEAITEYRVLKRFDDVATLVLAFPKTGRTHQIRVHMKSLGHPIMGDKIYGKPKEDEIFGIKRQMLHALKLGFFHPRTGEWMEFVSPLPEDFKEAIRRIHEYVRERS; encoded by the coding sequence TTGAAGGAGAAGACACCATCATGGATCTCGAGATCAATGATTCAAAAAGCGATAAAAGAGGGCAAAGTGAAGGTCAACGGTCAGATTAAAAAACCAAGTTACAAGTTGAAAGAGGGTGAAATAGTAGAGGTTGACCTCCCTGAAAAGCCGCAGGAAGCGACCGTTCAACCCGAAGAGATAGAATTGAAAGTTCTTTATGAAGATAGAGACATCATAGTTATCGACAAACCCGGAGACATGATCGTTCATCCTGTTCCCTCCAAACTCAGCGGAACTCTTGTGAACGCCCTTCTTCATCACTGCAAAGATCTTCAGGGAGTTGGGGGAAAGCTCCGTCCGGGAATAGTTCACAGACTCGACAAAGAAACCTCCGGTGTTATAGTGGTAGCCAAGAACGACTTCGCCCATCAGAGCCTCTCGAAGCAGTTCAAAGATCGAAAGGTGAAGAAGACTTACATACTCCTGGTGAAGGGCAAAATGAAAAATGATGAAGGAGTTATCGACCTTCCTCTCGCAAGGCACCCTGTTCTGAGGATAAAAATGGCTGTCGTTGAAACAGGGAAAGAAGCGATCACAGAGTACAGAGTTCTGAAAAGGTTCGATGATGTCGCTACACTCGTTCTCGCCTTTCCCAAAACAGGTAGAACACACCAGATCAGGGTGCACATGAAAAGCCTCGGTCATCCGATTATGGGAGACAAAATCTACGGGAAGCCGAAAGAGGATGAGATCTTCGGAATAAAAAGGCAGATGCTTCACGCCCTGAAACTCGGTTTCTTCCACCCTCGAACGGGCGAATGGATGGAGTTCGTCTCACCTCTGCCGGAGGACTTCAAAGAAGCCATCAGAAGGATCCATGAATACGTGAGGGAAAGATCATGA